A single region of the Planctomycetaceae bacterium genome encodes:
- a CDS encoding TetR/AcrR family transcriptional regulator: MARRDRRQEIMDAAEKLFTTRRLHEITLDDVVKEARVGKGTVYLHFKDKDDLFFQVATSGFDQMCALLRRNVPKDAPFPRRLLGACGQISEFFLRRRQLFRMMQSEDARMYWCKGAIRDRWLQSRRSLVAAVADIIAGGVSEGSVRPDVAPEALAHFLLGMLRTQARDLEDMFKPAHARKLAVELFCNAVRPADPRPRAPRRQGKPSPPNRPAAPGGAEA, translated from the coding sequence ATGGCCCGGCGCGACCGCCGACAGGAAATCATGGACGCGGCGGAGAAGCTGTTCACCACCCGCCGTCTGCACGAGATCACTCTCGACGACGTGGTCAAAGAGGCCCGTGTCGGCAAGGGCACCGTCTACCTGCATTTCAAGGACAAGGACGATCTGTTCTTCCAGGTCGCCACCAGCGGGTTCGACCAGATGTGCGCTCTGCTGCGCCGCAACGTGCCCAAAGACGCCCCCTTCCCGCGCCGCCTCCTGGGCGCGTGCGGGCAGATCAGCGAGTTCTTCCTTCGACGCCGCCAGTTGTTCCGCATGATGCAGTCCGAAGACGCCCGCATGTACTGGTGCAAAGGCGCCATCCGCGATCGATGGCTCCAGAGCCGGCGCAGCCTCGTGGCGGCGGTGGCCGACATCATCGCCGGCGGCGTCAGCGAAGGGTCCGTCCGCCCCGACGTGGCGCCTGAGGCGCTGGCCCATTTCCTCCTGGGCATGCTTCGAACGCAGGCCCGCGATCTCGAAGACATGTTCAAGCCCGCCCACGCGCGCAAGCTCGCGGTCGAGTTATTCTGCAACGCCGTCCGACCCGCCGACCCGCGCCCGCGCGCCCCGCGGCGGCAGGGCAAACCCTCACCACCCAACCGGCCCGCTGCCCCAGGGGGCGCCGAGGCGTAA
- a CDS encoding GDSL-type esterase/lipase family protein codes for MIMQYPGTKSSWQGFDCYSFRCSGHQCLIVAPDIEAPGRPWVWRAIFFGHEPQTDIALLRRGYHIVHMSDIAPLHGNAAAVRHWNAFYRFLTSDLGFAAKAVLEGFSRGGLIIYNWGARNPDRVACMYGDAPVCDICSWPGGKGAGRGSPPDWRQCKRAHRLSEATAETFKGSPVDNLASLAKARVPILHVIGEADTAVPVAENSDVVEKRYRELGGPITVIRKPGCEHHPHSLKDPAPIVNFILRHTPGMAAVALESIRGRVWHDLRGGLDNCRVVIEKKNRARVAFLGGSITESPNGWRDLTCKNLQARFPDTQFDFVNAGISSIDSTGDALRTQRDVLARGPVDLLFIDAAVNDLHNERDARARVRAMEGIIQQVRRHSPAADIVILCFIDARYLPVLARNEMPPVIVSHLRVARHYRLPSINLAKEVHDRISAGQFEWSDFRDCHPSPFGHELYARSIERLFDDAWAKPIETVKPRPHAMPRPLDKRSYGRAGLVDISRAKRSAGWKIVKRWKPSDGVGGRKGFSDVPALVTTTPWQELSLRFSGTAVGLFVAAGPDAGIINYCIDGGARRTLDLYTKWSQWLHIPWAAMLDDDLPPGRHELFMWMDGQSNPASKGAACRIIHFLVNA; via the coding sequence ATGATCATGCAGTATCCCGGTACGAAATCGTCCTGGCAGGGCTTCGACTGCTACAGCTTCCGCTGCAGCGGACACCAGTGCCTCATCGTCGCGCCGGACATCGAAGCCCCCGGGCGACCCTGGGTCTGGCGGGCGATCTTCTTCGGGCACGAGCCCCAGACCGACATCGCCCTGCTGCGGCGCGGATACCACATCGTCCACATGAGCGACATCGCGCCGCTGCACGGTAACGCCGCGGCCGTGCGGCACTGGAACGCGTTCTACAGGTTCCTGACCAGCGACTTGGGCTTTGCCGCCAAGGCCGTTCTGGAAGGCTTCAGCCGCGGGGGGCTCATCATCTATAACTGGGGCGCCCGAAACCCCGATAGGGTCGCCTGCATGTATGGCGACGCGCCGGTGTGCGACATCTGCAGTTGGCCTGGCGGCAAAGGCGCCGGTCGCGGGTCGCCGCCGGACTGGCGCCAGTGCAAACGCGCCCACCGTCTCAGCGAGGCGACGGCCGAAACGTTCAAGGGCAGCCCCGTCGACAACCTCGCCTCGCTGGCCAAAGCGCGCGTGCCGATCCTGCACGTCATCGGTGAGGCCGACACAGCCGTGCCCGTCGCCGAGAACTCTGACGTGGTCGAGAAGCGCTATCGCGAGCTGGGCGGGCCGATCACGGTCATCCGCAAACCCGGCTGCGAGCATCACCCGCACAGCCTCAAAGACCCCGCGCCCATCGTGAACTTCATCCTGCGACACACGCCGGGGATGGCCGCCGTCGCGCTGGAGAGCATCCGCGGCAGGGTCTGGCACGACCTGCGCGGCGGGCTGGACAACTGCCGCGTTGTTATCGAAAAGAAGAATCGCGCCCGGGTGGCCTTCCTGGGCGGGTCGATTACCGAAAGCCCCAACGGCTGGCGCGACCTGACGTGCAAGAACCTTCAGGCACGCTTCCCGGACACGCAGTTCGACTTCGTCAACGCCGGGATCAGCTCCATCGACTCCACCGGCGACGCCTTGCGCACGCAGCGGGACGTGCTCGCGCGCGGGCCGGTCGACCTGCTGTTCATCGATGCGGCCGTCAACGACCTGCACAACGAGCGCGACGCTCGCGCCCGCGTGCGGGCGATGGAGGGCATCATCCAGCAGGTCCGCCGGCACAGTCCGGCCGCCGATATCGTCATTCTCTGCTTCATTGATGCGCGGTACCTGCCGGTCCTGGCACGCAACGAGATGCCGCCCGTGATCGTCAGCCACCTCCGCGTGGCGCGGCACTACCGCCTGCCCTCGATCAACCTGGCCAAGGAAGTTCACGACCGCATCAGCGCCGGGCAGTTTGAATGGTCCGACTTTCGCGACTGCCACCCCTCGCCCTTCGGCCACGAGCTTTACGCGCGCTCGATTGAGCGGCTGTTCGACGACGCGTGGGCCAAACCGATCGAGACCGTCAAACCGCGCCCGCATGCCATGCCCAGGCCGCTCGACAAACGCAGCTACGGCCGCGCGGGGCTGGTCGATATCAGTCGGGCAAAGCGCAGTGCCGGTTGGAAGATCGTCAAACGGTGGAAGCCTTCCGATGGCGTCGGCGGGCGAAAGGGCTTTTCAGATGTTCCAGCCCTGGTGACGACAACACCGTGGCAGGAATTATCGCTGCGATTCAGCGGGACAGCCGTTGGCCTGTTCGTGGCCGCCGGCCCGGACGCGGGCATCATCAACTACTGCATCGACGGCGGAGCGCGGCGGACGTTAGACCTGTATACAAAATGGAGCCAGTGGCTTCATATCCCCTGGGCGGCGATGCTCGACGACGATCTGCCGCCGGGCAGGCATGAACTATTTATGTGGATGGACGGCCAGTCGAACCCGGCCTCGAAAGGCGCCGCCTGCCGCATCATTCACTTCCTGGTGAACGCATGA
- a CDS encoding BadF/BadG/BcrA/BcrD ATPase family protein, whose protein sequence is MSNFFIGIDGGASKTAGVAVDEQGQVLAAEKTEGSAIFAEPAPQPLRVLKGLVKSLRTAAGVKSEDLTIGLGLNGVDFDDEIPMQHAAIAEALGVDKSRLILVNDGIVALWGASSARGAALWQHGSSFTSAYRSDYGHETLFDSLDVGKCYDIRVQTVALVARMIDGRAKPSALRDTILQHLGLTPRQYAAAVWRRHADATRMFTLAKVVFDAFEAGEPSAAKLVAAAIDDYAIAASAMIAQTGRNDAEVAFGGGVIAQAGATFWQRLTQRVHQHKPAASVIRAQLPPECGAAVMAAFAAGIDPKAFFMHLLQSWKDASAQV, encoded by the coding sequence ATGAGCAACTTCTTTATCGGCATCGACGGCGGGGCCAGCAAGACGGCGGGCGTGGCCGTCGACGAGCAGGGGCAGGTGCTGGCGGCGGAGAAGACCGAAGGCTCGGCCATCTTTGCCGAACCGGCTCCGCAGCCGCTGCGCGTGCTCAAGGGGCTGGTCAAGTCGCTGCGGACCGCCGCGGGCGTCAAGAGCGAAGACCTGACGATCGGCCTGGGACTCAACGGCGTGGACTTCGACGACGAGATCCCCATGCAGCACGCGGCCATCGCCGAGGCGCTGGGCGTCGACAAGAGCAGGCTGATCCTCGTCAACGACGGGATCGTCGCGCTGTGGGGGGCCAGCTCCGCCCGCGGTGCGGCCCTGTGGCAGCACGGCTCGTCGTTCACCTCGGCGTATCGCAGCGACTACGGCCACGAGACGCTGTTCGACAGCCTCGACGTGGGCAAGTGCTACGACATCCGCGTGCAGACGGTGGCGCTGGTAGCCCGCATGATCGACGGGCGCGCCAAGCCCAGCGCGCTGCGGGACACGATCCTCCAGCACCTGGGTCTGACGCCGCGCCAGTACGCCGCCGCCGTCTGGCGCCGCCACGCTGACGCTACGCGAATGTTTACGCTGGCCAAGGTGGTCTTCGACGCCTTCGAAGCCGGCGAACCCTCGGCCGCCAAGCTCGTCGCCGCGGCGATCGACGACTACGCCATCGCCGCCTCGGCGATGATCGCCCAGACCGGGCGCAATGACGCGGAGGTGGCCTTCGGCGGCGGCGTGATCGCCCAGGCGGGAGCGACCTTCTGGCAGCGCCTCACGCAGCGCGTACACCAGCACAAGCCCGCCGCGTCAGTCATCCGAGCCCAACTGCCCCCAGAGTGCGGCGCCGCCGTGATGGCCGCCTTTGCGGCGGGGATTGATCCCAAAGCATTCTTTATGCACTTGCTCCAGTCGTGGAAAGACGCATCGGCACAGGTCTGA
- a CDS encoding zinc ribbon domain-containing protein, whose amino-acid sequence MGKISCLQCGTRNDEEAQACKKCGKPIERIVKEPEEFVAFTQRTLEESGANEPRNGTGIILTVMMGPSFLAAFFMIAWLLIRWESPKNSFWWVLGENAFLALTFVVLAIVSKRYRVIAGIIGLVLVGLLEMGTVWFIIMKDLYTWPFIGGAIFKAVIFLTLLATMPDAFRFEESLKAR is encoded by the coding sequence ATGGGGAAGATATCTTGTCTTCAATGCGGAACGCGGAATGACGAGGAGGCCCAAGCCTGCAAGAAGTGCGGCAAGCCTATAGAGAGAATTGTGAAAGAGCCGGAGGAATTCGTCGCGTTCACACAACGAACACTGGAAGAATCCGGCGCTAACGAGCCGCGCAACGGAACAGGTATTATTCTTACGGTAATGATGGGCCCCAGCTTCCTCGCAGCTTTTTTCATGATCGCCTGGCTCCTGATCAGGTGGGAGAGCCCCAAGAATTCTTTTTGGTGGGTTCTGGGAGAGAATGCCTTCCTGGCGTTAACGTTTGTCGTCTTGGCGATAGTATCCAAGAGATACAGGGTCATAGCAGGAATTATTGGGCTGGTTCTGGTGGGACTGCTGGAAATGGGCACTGTATGGTTCATCATCATGAAAGACCTCTACACTTGGCCGTTCATTGGAGGAGCCATATTCAAGGCGGTCATTTTCCTGACGTTATTGGCCACGATGCCCGATGCGTTTCGCTTTGAAGAGAGCCTCAAGGCAAGGTAG
- a CDS encoding 6-phosphogluconolactonase, translated as MVNVEIFPDALILGQSLAMEILAGVTEGAAAGRRYLLGCPGGRSLKSTYDALGELAAAAQADLSGVVIVMMDNYVLPDGRGAFTHCDDEAHYSCRRFALREIRDVLNVGLSAQRQVPLQNVWLPDPAEPAAYDRQIAQAGGVDLFLTASGASDGHVAFNAPPAPADSRTRIITLAETTRRDNLGTFPEFESLDEVPRHGVSVGVETIIELSRQVVLVIHGAHKAPAVARLAACSDYTSDWPASLIFRAIGGRVLLDESAAVGLGNN; from the coding sequence GTGGTGAACGTGGAGATCTTTCCGGATGCTCTGATCCTGGGGCAGTCGCTGGCGATGGAGATCCTCGCCGGCGTGACCGAGGGCGCTGCGGCGGGGCGGCGGTATCTGCTGGGCTGCCCCGGCGGGCGGAGCCTTAAGAGCACGTATGACGCGCTGGGCGAACTGGCTGCGGCGGCGCAGGCGGACCTTTCGGGCGTGGTCATCGTGATGATGGACAACTACGTCCTGCCCGACGGGCGGGGCGCCTTCACGCACTGCGACGACGAGGCACATTACAGTTGCCGGCGATTCGCGCTGCGGGAGATTCGCGACGTACTCAATGTCGGCCTGTCTGCCCAAAGGCAGGTGCCGTTGCAGAATGTGTGGCTGCCGGACCCGGCTGAACCGGCGGCGTACGATCGGCAAATCGCCCAGGCTGGCGGCGTGGACCTGTTCCTCACCGCCAGTGGCGCCAGCGACGGGCACGTGGCCTTCAACGCCCCGCCGGCGCCGGCCGACTCGCGCACGCGGATCATCACGCTGGCCGAAACGACGCGACGCGACAACCTCGGGACGTTCCCCGAGTTTGAGTCGCTCGACGAGGTGCCTCGCCACGGCGTGTCGGTTGGCGTCGAGACGATCATCGAACTCTCGCGCCAGGTCGTGCTGGTGATTCACGGGGCGCACAAGGCCCCGGCCGTCGCCCGCCTCGCGGCCTGCAGCGACTACACCAGCGACTGGCCGGCGAGCCTGATCTTCCGCGCCATCGGCGGGCGGGTGCTGCTGGATGAATCCGCCGCTGTCGGATTGGGAAACAACTGA